In Nocardioides sp. W7, the genomic stretch GGCCGACACGCCGACCATGCCGACGTACGGGAGGGATGCGGCGACCGGCGTGTCGACCGTGGCGAAGGCCAGCCGGCCCCACGGCATGCCGCTGAACGGCCAGCCGCTGCGCCAGACCTCCACGCTCACCCAGGCCGCGGCGACCCACAGCGGCCACCAGCGCCGGGTGCCGAGGACGGCGACGACGGCGCCGAGGAGCCCGTAGAAGAGGGCCTCGACCCCGGCCAACCCCACCCAGGCAGCGGTCGCGACGGCGCGCATCCACCAGATGTGCACGAAGTAGAAGCCGACGCCGAAGGCCAGCCCGACCCACCAGCCCTGGCGGGCACGGAGGCCCCGGGCGCAGACGAAGAACGCCGCCACCGCGAACGGCAGCACCACGGGCGCGGCCACGGGCTCGAAGGCCAGCGAGAGGGTCACTCCTGCGACGAGGGCCAGGAGGGTCCGGGACAGCACAGGTGTGAAGGTATCCGGTGGGGTGTTGCAGAGCTCCGGAAGGACCCCGAAACCCTTCGGACCAACCCGGGAATGACCGGCTGCCGAGCTCGGGTTGTTGTCTAGGGGGTCCGAGGTCCTTCCGAGTCCACCCTCGCGGAGCGGACCGACCTCCGCGAACTGTGTCGGACGGGTGGGTGGCACCCCACCCTCCGACACGGCCACTCGGACGTCGGTCCACCGGCCACGATCTGCATGAGCGGACGGCACACAGTCGCGGTTTTCACCAGGGCCTGTCAACACGGCAGTGACCTGCACAAACGTGCGTCGTCGCAGGTCAGCGGCGCGCAGAATTCACCAGAATTTCGGCCAGATTCCAGACCAGCTCGGCGTGTCGCGGAACGAATCTCGCGAACGCGTGCAAAGGCTGCTATCCGAGCCGGGCGCGCTGTCGCTTCCGGACCGACCCGGCGTAGCGTCTGCGTGCCGCAGGACGCACCGAGTCGTCGGCTGTGGCACAGCCAGGAAGGAGCGACCCGTGACGGTCGACTACACCCGCGACGATGACGTCGTCCAGGTGCATCTCAACCGGCCCGACCGGCTCAACGCCGTGGTGCCGGCCCTCACCGAGGGGCTGGCCGACGCGCTGCGCCGGGCCGCCGCCGAGGGGGCGCGCGCGGTGGTGCTGGCCGGACGGGGACGGTCCTTCTGCGCCGGGCACGACCTGAAGGAGCCCGAGCCGGTCGAGTCGCCCCTGGAGACCCGGGCCCGCCTCGAGGTGATCCAGGACGTCACCCGCCTGGTCCGCGCCTTCCCCGGTCCGGTCGTCGCTGCGGTGCACGGCCACGCGCTCGGCGCGGGCTGCGAGTTCGCCCTCGCGTGCGACGTCGTCGTCGCGACCGAGGACGCCCAGTTCGGCTTCCCGGAGGTCGAGGTGGGGCTCAGCGTCACGGGCGGCATCTCCCGGCTGCTGCCCGCCCTCGTGGGCTGGGCGCGCGCCAAGGAGCTGATGCTGCTCGGGGAGCGGGTCACCGGGACCCGGGCGGGTGAGATCGGGCTGGTGGCACGCGTCGTACCCCCCGGCGAGCACGAGACGGTCGCCCTCGAGATCGCCCGGCGGATCGCTCAGCGTCCGCCGCTGTCGGTGAGCCTGGCCAAGCGGGTGCTCGACGAGGGTCTCGACGCGAGCTTCGAGGAGGCGCTGGGCCGCGAGGTCGACCACGCCCTGCTGACCTCCCTCTCCGGGGAGGGCGACGCACCGCGGGAGGCGTTCGGCCGTGGCTGAGCAGCCGCTGGTCGACCACAGCCTGATCGATCACAGCCTGGTCGACCACCTCCTGCTGGCTGCCGAGCGGTGGCCGGACCGGCCGGCCTGGACCTTCGACCCGGGCGACGGGCCGAGCGCGACGCTGAGCTTCCTGGAGGTCGCGCAGCGCTCCGCGGCGTACGCCCAGGCCCTGCACGAGCGTGGGGTCGTCCCCGGCGACCGGGTGGCGGTGATGCTGGACAACCAGCCCGAGTTCCCGCTGGTCTGGCTGGCCCTGATGCGGATCGGGGCGGCGATGGTGCCGCTCAACGTCCGCTACCGCTCGACCGACGTCGGACACGTCCTGACTGATGCCGGTTCGCGGATCGCGGTCACCTCGCCGTCGTACGACGACCTGCTCGACCCGCTCACCGATGTCGTGCTGGTCGAGGACCTCGCGCCGATGGGCGCCTGGGCGCAGGGCCTGGTCGACCCCGACACGGTCGTCAACGTGCAGTACACCTCGGGCACCACCGGGAACCCCAAGGGCTGCCTGCTCACCCACCGCTACTGGACGACCCTGGGCACCTCGATGCTGCAGGAGTTCCCGCACGTGGTGACCGCTGACGTGATGCTGACCGCGCAGCCCTTCTTCTACCTCGACCCGCAGTGGAACGTGGTGACCGCGCTGCTGTCCGGCGCCCACCTGGTGGCCCTCGACGGCTTCCACCCCTCGAGCTTCTGGGCCAAGGTCCGCGAGCACGAGGTGACCTACTTCTACTGCCTGGCCGCCATGCCGACGCTGCTGCTCCGGATGCCGCCGGACCCGCTCGACCGGGCGCACCGCGTGCGCGCGGTGCAGTGCTCGGCCATCCCGGCCGCGCTGCACGCCGAGCTGGAGGAGCGCTGGGGCGTCGCGTGGTACGAGGCGTTCGGCATGACCGAGACCGGCGCCGACCTCCGGGTCGGCGCCGACGACCACGACGAGCTGGTCGGCACCGGCTGCCTCGGCCGGCCGGCGGCGCACCGGCAGGTCAAACTCGTCGAGGGCGAGCTGTGGCTGCGCGGTCCCGGCATGATGGAGGGCTACCTCGGCCACCACTCCCCCTTCGTGGACGGCTGGTTCCCCACCGGCGACCTGGCCCGGCTCGACGAGCAGGGGCGGGTCTACCTCACCGGTCGGCTCAAGGACATGATCCGGCGCAGCGGCGAGAACATCGCCGCGCGCGAGGTGGAGGACGTGTTGCTCACCCACCCGGCCGTCCGCCTGGCCGCGGTCGTCGGCGTACCCGACGAGCTCCGCGGCGAGGAGGTCAAGGCGTACGTCGTGGCGCCCGGCGCCGGCTCCGCGGAGCTCGACGCGTGGTGCCGCGAGCGGCTGGCGGACTTCAAGGTGCCGCGGTTCTGGGAGTTCCGCGACGACCTGCCGCTGACCGCCTCGCACCGCGTGGAGAAGGCGAAGCTGTGAGCCTGCAGGCCGATCTGCTGCTGACCAACGCCCGGGTCCGCACCCTGGAGGGGCTCGGTCGCGGCGACGTGGCTCCGGCCGTCGCGGTGCTGAACGGTCGGATCGTCGCGCTTGAGGACGTGCCCGCCCGTCGCGCGATCGACCTCGGCGGGGCGGTGGTCGCGCCCGGCTTCCACGACGCGCACAACCACATGGCCTGGTACGGCCTGTCGCTGGCCGAGGTCGACCTGCGGGTGCCGAGCCTCGAGGCGCTGTACGACGCCGTCGCGGCCCGAGCAGCCGGGCTCGGACCCGACGAGTGGGTCGTCGGTGCGGGGTACGACGAGAACAAGCTCGGCGCCCACCCGGACCGCAGCTCGCTGGACCGCGCGGCCGACGGCCGACCGGTCTGGCTCAAGCACACCTCCGGGCACATGTGCACGGTGAACAGCACGGTGCTGGCCGAGCTCGGCATCGCCGACGCGCCCGTCGAGGTGCCCGGCGGCCTGGTCGTCGTCGACGGGGCCGGCCGACCGACCGGCCTGCTGCAGGAGCAGGCCCAGCAGCTGCTCTCCCGGCTGGTCCTCCCCTACCCCGTCGCCACCCTGGTGGACGCGATCGAGCGCGCCGGGCGGGTGTACCTGTCCCAGGGCATCACCAGCGTCGTGGAGGCCGGCATCGGCGGCGGCTGGATCGGCAAGAGCCCGGTCGAGGTGGCGGCCTACCAGCTGGCTCGCGACACCGGACGACTGCCGGTCCGGGTCGAGCTGATGGTGGCCGCCGACGCGCTGCATCCGCTGACCGCACACGCCGAGGACGGCGTCGTCCGCGGGCTCGACCTCGGCATCCGCTCCGGGCTCGGCGACGACCGGCTGCGGATCGGGCCGGTCAAGGTCTTCTCCGACGGCTCCCTGATCGGGCACACCTGCGCCCTGACCGCGGACTTCGCCGACACCCCCGGCTCGCGGGGCTACCTCCAGGACGACGCCGACGCGCTCACCCGGACCATCCTCGAGGCGCACCGGTCGGGATGGCGGGTCGCGACCCACGCGATCGGCGACGCCGCGATCGACCTGGTCCTCGACGCGTACGCCGACGCGCAGTCCCGGTGGCCGCGGCCCGACGTACGCCACCGGATCGAGCACTTCGGGGTCTCGCGCCCCGACCAGGTCGCCCGCGCGGCGGAGCTCGGGGTCGTTCCGGTGCCGCAGGGCCGGTTCGTCGGTGAGATCGGCGACGGCATGCTGCGGGCGCTCGGTCCCGACCGGGCGGGCTGGGCGTACCGGTATCGCTCGCTGCTGGATGCGGGCATCACGCCACCCGGGAGCTCCGACCGGCCGGTCGTCGACGGCGCGCCGCTGCTCGGCATCCACGACATGGTCAACCGCCTGACCGAGAGCGGGTCGCCCTGCGGCCCCGAGGAGGCGATCACCGG encodes the following:
- a CDS encoding AMP-binding protein — its product is MAEQPLVDHSLIDHSLVDHLLLAAERWPDRPAWTFDPGDGPSATLSFLEVAQRSAAYAQALHERGVVPGDRVAVMLDNQPEFPLVWLALMRIGAAMVPLNVRYRSTDVGHVLTDAGSRIAVTSPSYDDLLDPLTDVVLVEDLAPMGAWAQGLVDPDTVVNVQYTSGTTGNPKGCLLTHRYWTTLGTSMLQEFPHVVTADVMLTAQPFFYLDPQWNVVTALLSGAHLVALDGFHPSSFWAKVREHEVTYFYCLAAMPTLLLRMPPDPLDRAHRVRAVQCSAIPAALHAELEERWGVAWYEAFGMTETGADLRVGADDHDELVGTGCLGRPAAHRQVKLVEGELWLRGPGMMEGYLGHHSPFVDGWFPTGDLARLDEQGRVYLTGRLKDMIRRSGENIAAREVEDVLLTHPAVRLAAVVGVPDELRGEEVKAYVVAPGAGSAELDAWCRERLADFKVPRFWEFRDDLPLTASHRVEKAKL
- a CDS encoding enoyl-CoA hydratase-related protein encodes the protein MTVDYTRDDDVVQVHLNRPDRLNAVVPALTEGLADALRRAAAEGARAVVLAGRGRSFCAGHDLKEPEPVESPLETRARLEVIQDVTRLVRAFPGPVVAAVHGHALGAGCEFALACDVVVATEDAQFGFPEVEVGLSVTGGISRLLPALVGWARAKELMLLGERVTGTRAGEIGLVARVVPPGEHETVALEIARRIAQRPPLSVSLAKRVLDEGLDASFEEALGREVDHALLTSLSGEGDAPREAFGRG
- a CDS encoding amidohydrolase, with protein sequence MSLQADLLLTNARVRTLEGLGRGDVAPAVAVLNGRIVALEDVPARRAIDLGGAVVAPGFHDAHNHMAWYGLSLAEVDLRVPSLEALYDAVAARAAGLGPDEWVVGAGYDENKLGAHPDRSSLDRAADGRPVWLKHTSGHMCTVNSTVLAELGIADAPVEVPGGLVVVDGAGRPTGLLQEQAQQLLSRLVLPYPVATLVDAIERAGRVYLSQGITSVVEAGIGGGWIGKSPVEVAAYQLARDTGRLPVRVELMVAADALHPLTAHAEDGVVRGLDLGIRSGLGDDRLRIGPVKVFSDGSLIGHTCALTADFADTPGSRGYLQDDADALTRTILEAHRSGWRVATHAIGDAAIDLVLDAYADAQSRWPRPDVRHRIEHFGVSRPDQVARAAELGVVPVPQGRFVGEIGDGMLRALGPDRAGWAYRYRSLLDAGITPPGSSDRPVVDGAPLLGIHDMVNRLTESGSPCGPEEAITGLEALTAYTLGSAYASHQEHDRGTVAVGKRADLVVLSDDPASVDPATIRDLEVLGTVLGGEVVHGAW